The following proteins come from a genomic window of Campylobacter coli 76339:
- a CDS encoding 3-deoxy-manno-octulosonate cytidylyltransferase: MIIIPTRLASTRFPEKILCDIGGVPMFIATAKQVSSVDEVCIAVDDEKVLEIAKRYGFNAVLTSKNHESGTDRINEACKKLNLKDDEIIINVQADEPFIECENLAKFKEFANSCLKQEAFMASCYKDISKDDASDPNLVKVVCDKNNFALYFSRAKIPYERADYEESFKGHLGIYAYSVKALREFCTLENSALEKAEKLEQLRAIENGKKIKMLQINTDSMGIDTQEDYERALRIYLGK, translated from the coding sequence ATGATTATTATACCGACAAGATTAGCTTCAACGCGTTTTCCTGAGAAAATTCTTTGTGATATAGGTGGTGTACCTATGTTTATCGCTACTGCTAAGCAAGTTTCGAGTGTGGATGAGGTTTGTATAGCAGTAGATGATGAAAAAGTGCTAGAAATCGCTAAAAGATATGGCTTTAACGCGGTTTTAACAAGTAAAAATCATGAAAGCGGCACAGATAGGATCAATGAAGCTTGTAAAAAGCTTAACCTAAAAGATGATGAAATCATCATCAATGTACAAGCAGATGAACCCTTTATAGAATGCGAGAATTTAGCCAAATTTAAAGAATTTGCTAATTCTTGTTTGAAACAAGAAGCTTTTATGGCAAGTTGTTATAAAGATATCAGTAAAGATGATGCAAGCGATCCAAATTTGGTGAAAGTGGTTTGCGATAAAAATAATTTTGCTTTATATTTTTCAAGAGCGAAAATTCCTTACGAAAGGGCAGACTATGAGGAAAGTTTTAAAGGACATTTAGGAATTTATGCCTATAGCGTTAAAGCTTTGCGCGAATTTTGTACTTTGGAAAATTCTGCTCTTGAAAAAGCTGAAAAACTAGAGCAATTAAGAGCTATTGAAAATGGTAAAAAGATAAAAATGCTTCAAATTAACACTGATAGCATGGGGATTGATACCCAAGAAGATTATGAAAGGGCTTTGCGAATTTATTTAGGAAAATAG
- a CDS encoding Threonine synthase gives MLLVESRNGNNKVDFKNALINPNAPQGGLYSPLSLPQFDGEKYADLSYKEFALKLIESFEFGHEALFDKALKSYEKFDDKNSPIALKKIKDKTYINELWHGPTRAFKDMALQPFGVLLNEFSQNEKILIICATSGDTGPATLKSFENLENIKVLCMYPKGGTSAIQELQMRALDKGNLKVFAIRGDFDDAQRTLKNLLAKETFKDELSKVGYGLCAANSVNFGRILFQIIYHYYASLKLYHEFKEEIEILVPSGNFGNALGAYYAKLMGAKISKIKIVSNANNILTDFFTKGEYDLRDRSLKKTISPAMDILISSNIERLLFSKFSDLRTNELMNLLKTEKYFKLEKEELQSLQEDFEADFCTDEECMNFIKESKILIDPHTATCFKMLDASKPSIITSTAEWTKFTPSMVKALFGRECKDEKADFELLAKEFKVDIKKDLLELFNLKNADEKVYEIGDIEGEILEWIKK, from the coding sequence ATGTTGCTAGTTGAAAGTAGAAATGGAAACAATAAAGTAGATTTTAAAAATGCGTTAATCAATCCTAATGCCCCGCAAGGTGGACTTTATTCGCCTTTAAGTTTGCCTCAATTTGATGGAGAAAAATACGCAGACTTATCTTATAAGGAATTTGCTTTAAAGTTGATAGAGAGCTTTGAATTTGGACATGAAGCTTTGTTTGATAAGGCTTTAAAAAGTTATGAAAAATTTGATGATAAAAACTCACCTATCGCTTTAAAAAAGATAAAAGATAAAACATACATTAACGAGCTTTGGCATGGGCCTACAAGGGCTTTTAAAGATATGGCTTTGCAACCTTTTGGAGTGCTTTTAAATGAATTTTCTCAAAATGAAAAAATTTTAATTATTTGTGCTACAAGTGGAGATACAGGACCTGCAACGCTTAAAAGCTTTGAAAATTTAGAAAATATTAAAGTGCTTTGCATGTATCCAAAAGGTGGAACAAGTGCTATACAAGAGCTTCAAATGAGAGCTTTAGATAAGGGCAATTTAAAGGTTTTTGCTATCAGGGGAGATTTTGATGATGCACAACGCACTCTTAAAAATTTACTTGCAAAAGAAACTTTTAAAGATGAATTGAGCAAGGTAGGATACGGACTTTGTGCTGCTAACTCTGTAAATTTTGGTAGAATTTTATTTCAAATCATCTATCATTACTATGCAAGCTTAAAACTTTATCACGAGTTTAAAGAGGAGATTGAAATTCTTGTACCAAGTGGGAATTTTGGTAATGCTTTAGGAGCGTATTATGCTAAATTGATGGGAGCTAAAATTTCTAAGATAAAAATTGTTTCTAATGCTAATAATATCCTTACTGATTTTTTTACCAAAGGAGAGTATGATCTTAGGGATAGAAGTTTAAAAAAGACGATTTCTCCGGCTATGGATATACTTATTTCTTCAAACATCGAAAGATTGTTATTTTCTAAATTTTCAGATCTTAGGACTAATGAATTGATGAATTTGTTAAAAACTGAAAAATATTTCAAATTAGAAAAAGAGGAATTGCAAAGTTTGCAAGAGGATTTTGAAGCTGATTTTTGTACTGATGAAGAATGTATGAATTTTATTAAAGAGAGTAAAATTTTAATCGATCCTCATACTGCAACTTGCTTTAAAATGCTTGATGCTTCAAAGCCAAGCATCATCACTTCAACAGCAGAATGGACTAAATTTACTCCAAGTATGGTAAAAGCACTTTTTGGTAGAGAATGCAAGGATGAAAAAGCAGATTTTGAACTTTTGGCTAAAGAATTTAAAGTAGATATCAAAAAAGATCTTTTAGAGCTTTTTAATCTTAAAAATGCTGATGAAAAAGTCTATGAAATAGGGGATATTGAGGGTGAAATTTTAGAATGGATTAAAAAATGA
- a CDS encoding Tetraacyldisaccharide 4'-kinase has product MNEEKKYQLWLDNYFFKPSFFQKCLAFILLPLSLLYGLCAILNTCFRQKIDFKKPIISVGNLSFGGNGKTPICKAIAREFEGVFIVLRGYKRKSKGLVVVKNENTILAQVSQSGDEAMEYAFEECVKGVIVSEDRVVGIQKAFELGAKIVLLDDAFSKFHIQKFDILLESKVKPYFNFTLPSGAYRLPQFYEKKADFIACEGRDFIRYSYVKENPKAVLITAIAKPFRLYEHFIKARACYFFKDHYEFKKEELQALLDKHHCDTLMLTFKDYVKVKDFGFKCQIIELNIELKENFKEKLYQYIRSFNVAS; this is encoded by the coding sequence ATGAATGAAGAAAAAAAGTATCAACTTTGGCTTGATAATTATTTTTTTAAACCCAGCTTTTTTCAAAAATGTTTAGCTTTTATTCTTTTGCCTTTGAGTTTGCTTTATGGTTTGTGTGCGATTTTAAATACTTGTTTTCGTCAAAAGATTGATTTTAAAAAACCCATTATAAGCGTAGGAAATTTAAGCTTTGGAGGAAATGGAAAAACACCTATTTGCAAGGCTATAGCAAGGGAATTTGAAGGCGTTTTTATAGTGCTTAGAGGTTATAAGCGTAAAAGCAAGGGTTTGGTTGTGGTTAAAAATGAAAATACAATTTTAGCTCAAGTTTCGCAAAGTGGCGATGAAGCGATGGAGTATGCATTTGAAGAATGTGTCAAGGGTGTGATCGTAAGTGAAGATAGGGTAGTAGGAATTCAAAAAGCTTTTGAGCTAGGGGCTAAAATAGTACTTTTAGATGATGCTTTTTCTAAATTTCATATTCAAAAATTTGATATTTTGCTTGAAAGCAAGGTCAAGCCTTATTTTAATTTTACCTTACCAAGTGGTGCTTATCGTTTACCTCAATTTTATGAAAAAAAAGCTGATTTCATAGCTTGTGAGGGTAGGGATTTTATACGTTATTCTTATGTAAAAGAAAATCCTAAGGCGGTTTTGATTACAGCTATTGCAAAGCCTTTTAGGCTTTATGAACATTTTATAAAGGCTAGAGCTTGTTACTTTTTTAAGGATCATTATGAATTCAAAAAAGAAGAATTGCAAGCTTTGTTGGATAAGCATCATTGCGATACTTTAATGCTAACTTTTAAGGATTATGTTAAGGTGAAGGATTTTGGATTTAAGTGCCAGATTATAGAATTAAATATAGAATTAAAAGAAAATTTCAAAGAAAAATTATATCAATATATAAGGAGTTTTAATGTTGCTAGTTGA
- a CDS encoding NAD synthetase, protein MDYEKISQALCEFIQRKVQDSGLSGVVLGLSGGIDSALVATLCKKALGENVFALLMPTKFSNQENLNDALDLCQELNLKYKIIEIQDILEAFLKQSENTDELSRGNFAARIRMSLLYDYSALKKALVVGTSNKSELLLGYGTIYGDLAYAFNPIGELYKSEIYGLARYLNLNEKFIQKAPSADLWIGQSDEKDLGFSYELIDKGLKALENQDMKVLENLDKKLLDMLQSRMKNNAFKRNMPEIASLNK, encoded by the coding sequence ATGGATTATGAAAAAATTTCTCAGGCTTTATGTGAATTTATTCAGCGCAAGGTTCAAGACTCGGGTTTAAGTGGTGTTGTTTTAGGGCTTAGTGGGGGAATTGATTCTGCTTTGGTGGCGACGCTTTGCAAGAAGGCTTTAGGTGAAAATGTTTTTGCGCTTTTAATGCCTACAAAATTTTCTAATCAAGAAAATTTAAACGATGCTTTAGATCTTTGTCAGGAATTAAATTTAAAATACAAAATCATAGAAATTCAAGACATTTTAGAAGCTTTTTTAAAACAAAGTGAAAATACAGATGAGTTAAGCAGGGGAAATTTTGCCGCACGCATTAGAATGAGCTTACTTTATGATTATTCTGCTTTAAAAAAAGCTTTAGTGGTTGGTACTTCAAATAAAAGCGAATTGCTTTTAGGCTATGGGACAATTTATGGAGATTTGGCTTACGCTTTTAATCCTATAGGAGAGCTTTATAAAAGTGAAATTTATGGATTAGCAAGATATTTAAATTTAAATGAAAAATTTATTCAAAAAGCTCCAAGTGCAGATCTTTGGATAGGGCAAAGTGATGAGAAAGACTTGGGTTTTTCCTATGAGCTTATAGACAAAGGATTAAAAGCGCTTGAAAATCAAGATATGAAAGTATTGGAAAATTTAGATAAAAAATTATTAGATATGCTTCAATCAAGAATGAAAAACAATGCTTTTAAAAGAAATATGCCTGAAATTGCGAGTTTGAATAAATAA
- a CDS encoding Hydroxyacylglutathione hydrolase: protein MQILKQACGPYETNCYILNTSKGDFIIDPGFNALSFIKQYAKKPLAILNTHGHYDHVWDNARAKKEFDIPIYIHKNDEFMLQDPFGKGFEPSNADVLIENENELEISNTRFKFHFLPGHTPGCTMIELVGENLMFSGDFLFYRSIGRWDFPYSDANLMKQSLEKVMTYKEDFRLLPGHGQETSLRAEQVHLPSWLRYF, encoded by the coding sequence ATGCAAATTCTAAAACAAGCTTGCGGACCTTATGAGACAAATTGCTATATTTTAAATACCTCCAAAGGAGATTTTATAATAGATCCTGGCTTTAATGCTCTAAGCTTTATAAAACAATACGCTAAAAAACCTCTAGCGATTTTAAATACTCACGGGCATTATGATCATGTATGGGACAATGCTAGAGCAAAAAAAGAATTTGACATTCCTATTTATATCCATAAAAATGATGAATTTATGCTGCAAGATCCTTTTGGAAAAGGTTTTGAACCAAGCAATGCAGATGTTTTAATCGAAAACGAAAACGAGCTTGAAATTTCTAACACTCGGTTTAAATTTCATTTTCTCCCTGGGCATACACCAGGCTGTACCATGATAGAGCTTGTGGGTGAAAATTTGATGTTTAGTGGAGATTTTTTATTTTATAGAAGTATAGGAAGATGGGATTTTCCTTATTCAGATGCTAATTTAATGAAACAAAGCTTGGAAAAAGTGATGACTTATAAAGAAGACTTTAGACTTTTACCTGGACATGGGCAAGAAACAAGCCTTAGAGCTGAACAAGTACATTTGCCTTCTTGGCTTAGATATTTTTAA
- a CDS encoding Small hydrophobic protein codes for MNLDFALLCFFIFLDAFALLGLFLGNKKKNQFNDKKFYKICPCKQMAENGSLSTICIYSAVGGFFYSVLSIGYVGFGDLFLNLIFLFTLLTAYMGWKLKLD; via the coding sequence GTGAATTTGGATTTTGCGTTACTTTGCTTCTTTATTTTTCTAGATGCTTTTGCACTTTTAGGTTTATTTTTAGGAAATAAGAAAAAAAATCAATTTAATGATAAAAAATTTTATAAAATTTGTCCCTGTAAACAAATGGCGGAAAATGGCTCTTTAAGTACAATTTGCATTTATTCAGCTGTAGGCGGATTTTTTTATAGCGTACTGTCTATAGGCTATGTTGGGTTTGGCGATTTATTTTTAAATTTAATTTTCTTATTTACGCTTTTGACTGCTTATATGGGTTGGAAGCTAAAGCTTGATTAA
- a CDS encoding 3-oxoacyl-[acyl-carrier protein] reductase, translating into METEFKGKTLVISGGTRGIGKAIVYEFAKVGANVAFTYNSNAQIADEMVEDLEKNYKIKARAYEFNILEPETYKELFEKIDMDFDRVDYFISNAIISGRAVVGGYTKFMKLKPKGINNIFTATVNAFVVGAQEAAKRMEKVGGGSIISISSTGNLVYIENYSGHGTAKAAVEAMARYAATELGEKNIRVNVVSGGPIETDALRAFTNYEEVKQATINLSPLNRMGQPEDLAGACLFLCSDKASWVTGHTFIVDGGTTFK; encoded by the coding sequence ATGGAAACAGAATTTAAAGGAAAAACCTTAGTCATTAGCGGTGGAACACGCGGAATTGGCAAGGCTATTGTGTATGAATTTGCAAAAGTAGGAGCAAATGTAGCTTTTACTTATAATTCAAATGCACAAATTGCTGATGAGATGGTTGAGGATTTGGAGAAAAATTATAAGATCAAAGCAAGAGCTTATGAATTTAATATTTTAGAACCTGAAACCTACAAAGAGCTTTTTGAAAAAATTGATATGGATTTTGATAGAGTGGATTATTTTATTTCAAATGCTATTATTTCAGGTCGTGCAGTTGTGGGTGGTTATACTAAATTTATGAAGTTAAAACCAAAAGGAATTAATAATATCTTTACTGCTACTGTAAATGCTTTTGTTGTAGGAGCTCAAGAAGCAGCTAAGAGAATGGAAAAAGTAGGGGGTGGAAGTATTATTTCAATTTCATCTACTGGAAATTTGGTTTATATAGAAAATTACTCAGGACACGGCACAGCAAAAGCTGCAGTTGAAGCAATGGCAAGATATGCAGCAACAGAGCTTGGAGAAAAAAATATCCGTGTAAATGTAGTCAGTGGCGGACCGATTGAAACAGATGCTTTAAGAGCTTTTACAAATTATGAAGAGGTTAAACAAGCGACTATAAATTTAAGTCCTTTAAATCGCATGGGACAGCCTGAGGATTTAGCTGGCGCTTGTCTTTTTCTTTGCTCAGATAAAGCAAGCTGGGTAACAGGACACACTTTCATCGTAGATGGTGGAACGACTTTTAAGTAA
- a CDS encoding Dihydrodipicolinate synthase, producing MDKNVIIGAMTALITPFKNGKLDEQSYARLIQRQIDNGIDAVVPVGTTGESATLTHEEHRTCIEIAVDICKGTKVKVLAGAGSNATHEAVDLAQFAKEHGADGILSVAPYYNKPTQQGLYEHYKAIANSVDIPVLLYNVPGRTGCEISTETIIKLFRDCENIYGVKEASGNIDKCVDLLAHEPRMILISGEDAINYPILSNGGKGVISVTSNLLPDMISELTHLALEENYKEAKKINDELYNINKILFCESNPIPIKTAMYIAGLIESLEFRLPLCPPSKENFAKIEEVMKKYKIKGF from the coding sequence ATGGATAAAAATGTCATTATCGGAGCAATGACAGCTTTGATTACACCTTTTAAAAATGGCAAGTTAGATGAGCAAAGTTATGCAAGATTGATACAAAGACAAATTGATAATGGTATTGATGCAGTAGTCCCTGTTGGGACGACAGGAGAGAGCGCGACTCTAACCCATGAAGAACATAGAACTTGTATTGAAATCGCAGTAGATATTTGTAAAGGTACTAAGGTTAAAGTTCTAGCGGGTGCTGGAAGTAATGCTACTCATGAGGCTGTGGATTTGGCTCAATTTGCCAAAGAGCATGGAGCAGATGGAATTTTAAGTGTAGCTCCTTATTATAATAAACCAACACAGCAAGGGCTTTATGAGCATTATAAAGCGATCGCAAATAGTGTAGATATTCCTGTGCTTTTATACAATGTTCCTGGAAGAACAGGCTGTGAAATTAGCACCGAGACTATTATTAAATTATTTAGAGATTGCGAAAATATCTATGGGGTTAAAGAAGCAAGCGGTAATATAGATAAATGTGTTGATTTGCTTGCGCATGAACCAAGGATGATATTGATTTCAGGTGAAGATGCGATCAATTATCCTATACTTTCTAATGGGGGTAAAGGGGTGATTTCAGTTACTTCAAATTTATTGCCTGATATGATCAGCGAACTTACTCATTTGGCTTTAGAAGAAAATTATAAAGAAGCTAAAAAGATTAATGATGAGCTTTATAATATCAATAAAATTTTATTTTGCGAGAGCAATCCCATTCCTATAAAAACTGCCATGTATATAGCAGGACTTATTGAAAGTTTGGAATTTAGACTTCCTCTTTGCCCTCCAAGTAAAGAAAACTTTGCTAAAATAGAAGAAGTAATGAAAAAATATAAAATTAAAGGATTTTAA
- a CDS encoding Putative zinc protease encodes MIDYSKITLKNKLDVYTFPVNKNSDVISVDIFYKVGSRNEIMGKSGIAHMLEHLNFKSTKNLKAGEFDEIVKGFGGVDNASTGFDYTHYYIKCSKKNLDKTLELFAELMENLSLKDEEFQPERSVVLEERRWRTDNNPLGYLYFRLFNHAFMYHPYHWTPIGFFKDIENWSIEDIKEFHSTYYQPKNAILIVSGDIDSEEVFSGAKKHFEKIKNTKPIPKIHTKEPKQDGAKRIEIKKPTQTELLAIGFKIPNFKHKDIPALNALAELLGNGKSSMMNEILVDELNLVNEFYSFANDCIDENLFIFICNCNVGVKAERVEQELWKIIDRLKKGDFSSKDLQKVKNNVKSDFIFSFDTASAVSNTYGSYLARGDLKPLLEYENNIAHLCEQDLVKSAKKYFDRSNSTTLILRKD; translated from the coding sequence ATGATAGACTATAGTAAAATTACATTAAAAAATAAATTGGATGTTTATACTTTCCCTGTAAACAAAAACAGTGATGTTATCAGTGTGGATATTTTTTACAAAGTGGGTTCAAGAAATGAGATCATGGGAAAAAGTGGTATAGCTCATATGCTTGAACATTTGAATTTTAAAAGCACTAAAAATTTAAAAGCAGGGGAATTTGATGAGATAGTTAAGGGCTTTGGCGGGGTTGATAACGCTAGCACAGGCTTTGATTATACTCATTATTATATCAAATGTTCTAAGAAAAATTTAGACAAAACCTTAGAGCTTTTTGCGGAGCTTATGGAAAATCTAAGTCTTAAGGATGAGGAATTTCAACCCGAAAGAAGTGTGGTCTTAGAAGAGCGTAGATGGAGAACGGATAACAATCCTTTGGGATATTTGTATTTTAGACTTTTTAATCATGCTTTTATGTATCATCCTTATCATTGGACTCCTATAGGCTTTTTTAAGGATATAGAAAATTGGAGTATAGAAGATATTAAAGAATTTCATAGCACTTATTATCAACCTAAAAATGCTATTTTGATAGTAAGTGGGGATATTGATAGTGAAGAGGTTTTTAGTGGGGCTAAAAAACATTTTGAAAAAATTAAAAATACCAAGCCTATTCCAAAAATCCATACCAAAGAGCCTAAACAAGATGGAGCTAAAAGGATAGAGATTAAAAAACCAACTCAAACTGAACTTCTTGCTATAGGTTTTAAAATTCCTAATTTTAAACACAAGGATATACCTGCTTTAAATGCTTTAGCAGAGCTTTTAGGAAATGGAAAAAGTTCTATGATGAATGAAATTTTGGTGGATGAGTTAAATTTAGTCAATGAATTTTATTCTTTTGCAAATGATTGCATAGATGAGAATTTGTTCATTTTTATTTGCAATTGTAATGTAGGCGTGAAAGCAGAAAGAGTAGAGCAAGAGCTTTGGAAGATTATAGACAGGCTTAAAAAGGGTGATTTTTCGAGTAAGGATTTGCAAAAAGTAAAAAATAATGTCAAGAGTGATTTTATCTTTTCGTTTGATACAGCAAGTGCAGTTTCAAATACTTATGGTTCTTATTTGGCTAGGGGAGATTTAAAACCTCTCTTAGAATATGAAAACAATATAGCCCATTTGTGCGAGCAAGACTTGGTTAAAAGCGCTAAAAAATATTTTGACAGATCAAATTCGACTACATTGATTTTAAGAAAGGATTAA
- a CDS encoding Dihydroorotate dehydrogenase, translated as MLYDFIKPLLFKLDPENAHALVEGSLRTLNTALPGSLSFFAYNYIINDDSLKQKLLGLDFNNPVGLAGGFDKNATMIRPLAALGFGFLEFGTFTPKPQEGNEKPRLFRLVKQESIQNAMGFNNQGAEKIATRLSKVYPFVLPLGANIGKNKITSNDKALEDYFALFRNFKDLCDYFIVNISSPNTKNLRELQNDDFLNHLLEEARKITNKPILIKIAPDMPIDSALKLCENAISKGADGFIIANTSVDYSLLDNNRTFGGISGKLITEKSGIFFKELAKVLFGKTLLIASGGIDSGEIAYERIKNGANLIQVYTALIFKGPSLVRDINKTLIELLKQDGFMHISEAVGANLK; from the coding sequence ATGCTTTACGATTTTATAAAACCTTTACTTTTTAAGCTTGATCCTGAAAATGCTCATGCCTTGGTGGAGGGCAGTTTAAGAACTTTAAATACTGCTTTACCAGGGTCTTTGAGTTTTTTTGCTTATAATTATATTATAAATGATGATAGCTTGAAACAAAAATTGCTAGGACTTGATTTTAACAATCCTGTGGGCTTAGCAGGAGGATTTGATAAAAATGCTACCATGATACGCCCCTTGGCAGCGCTTGGTTTTGGGTTTTTAGAATTTGGAACCTTTACTCCAAAGCCTCAAGAAGGAAATGAAAAACCGCGTTTATTTCGCCTTGTAAAGCAAGAAAGTATACAAAATGCAATGGGTTTTAATAATCAAGGGGCGGAGAAAATCGCTACAAGATTATCAAAAGTTTATCCTTTTGTTTTACCTTTGGGAGCAAATATAGGAAAAAATAAGATTACAAGCAATGATAAAGCTTTGGAAGATTATTTTGCTTTATTTAGAAATTTTAAAGATTTGTGTGATTATTTTATCGTCAATATTTCTTCACCTAATACTAAAAATTTAAGAGAACTTCAAAATGATGATTTTTTAAATCATCTTCTTGAGGAAGCTAGAAAAATCACAAATAAGCCTATTTTGATAAAAATTGCTCCTGATATGCCTATAGATAGCGCTTTAAAGCTTTGCGAAAATGCTATTTCAAAAGGAGCAGATGGCTTTATTATAGCCAATACAAGCGTAGATTATTCTCTTCTTGATAATAACAGAACTTTTGGTGGTATAAGCGGAAAGCTTATTACAGAAAAAAGCGGTATTTTCTTTAAAGAGCTTGCTAAGGTTTTATTTGGAAAAACTTTACTTATTGCAAGTGGAGGGATAGACAGTGGTGAGATTGCTTATGAACGAATCAAAAATGGAGCCAATTTGATACAAGTTTATACAGCATTGATTTTTAAGGGGCCTTCATTGGTAAGAGATATTAATAAAACTCTTATAGAATTATTAAAACAAGATGGTTTTATGCATATTAGTGAAGCGGTGGGAGCAAATTTAAAATGA
- a CDS encoding Phospholipid-lipopolysaccharide ABC transporter, whose protein sequence is MHKDMTLKDVLIRFKPFYKKYKKEFAIAIFGMILTSIGTAGSFASLKPILDYIFVEKNEALLYTLPFLLVVIYILKNLGFYLQTYYLSFIGMDTLRILRFEVLKNLLRLDIDFFKRNRNGELVSRCTNDINALQSIVSNIIPDFFRELLTIVGLLIVVFYQSPTLAFFALVVLPCAIFPLVHFARKLKKYARSIQETNSDLLSRLSEIFSNIELIKASNTQNKESEKFAKQNNELCRLNLKSTRIDALTSPLMEIIGSLGVAAVIIIGGREVIHGTMSVGSFFAFITALFAIYTPLKRLSSLYGKLQGAIAASERTFYLLDLEPQILNGSKNLESIERVKFKQVEFAYENPYKSVLKDINFEFSKGEILALVGTSGGGKSSIINLLMRFYDKQKGEILLNDLDISEFSIESLHDRIGLVTQNIYLFNDSFAENIAYSEEPNEEKIIKALKLANAYDFVQEMGGIYAEIKEHGKNLSGGQKQRIAIARALYKNPDLLIFDEATSALDNESEKAIIETIENLKKDRLILMIAHRLSTIENADKIAVIDQGQMIAIGTNEELLQSCELYQKFKNKEVDKV, encoded by the coding sequence ATGCATAAAGATATGACTCTTAAAGATGTTTTAATCCGTTTTAAGCCTTTTTATAAAAAATACAAGAAAGAATTTGCCATTGCTATTTTTGGGATGATACTTACTAGTATAGGAACGGCTGGAAGTTTTGCATCTTTAAAGCCTATTTTAGATTATATTTTTGTTGAAAAAAATGAGGCTTTACTCTATACTTTACCTTTTTTACTTGTTGTTATTTATATTTTAAAGAATTTGGGTTTTTATTTGCAAACTTATTATTTAAGTTTTATAGGGATGGATACTTTAAGAATTTTGCGTTTTGAGGTATTAAAAAATCTTTTAAGACTTGATATTGATTTTTTTAAGCGCAATAGAAACGGCGAGTTAGTAAGTCGTTGTACGAATGATATTAATGCTCTTCAAAGTATAGTTTCTAATATCATTCCTGATTTTTTTAGAGAGCTTTTAACCATTGTGGGTTTGTTGATAGTTGTATTTTATCAAAGCCCCACTTTGGCTTTTTTTGCTCTAGTAGTTTTACCTTGTGCGATTTTTCCTTTGGTGCATTTTGCTAGAAAATTAAAAAAATATGCTAGAAGTATACAAGAAACAAATTCTGATTTGCTTTCAAGATTGAGCGAAATTTTTTCAAATATTGAACTTATTAAGGCGAGCAATACCCAAAACAAAGAAAGCGAAAAGTTTGCTAAGCAAAATAATGAGCTTTGCCGTTTAAATTTAAAATCTACTCGTATCGATGCTTTAACTAGTCCTCTTATGGAGATTATCGGATCTCTTGGAGTGGCTGCGGTAATTATCATCGGGGGAAGAGAAGTGATCCATGGCACGATGAGTGTGGGTAGCTTTTTTGCTTTTATTACAGCACTTTTTGCTATTTATACACCTTTAAAAAGACTATCTTCGCTTTATGGTAAGCTACAAGGTGCGATAGCAGCAAGCGAGAGGACTTTTTATTTACTTGATTTAGAGCCACAAATTCTAAATGGAAGTAAAAATTTAGAAAGTATAGAAAGGGTTAAATTTAAGCAAGTGGAATTTGCTTATGAAAATCCTTATAAAAGTGTTTTAAAAGATATTAATTTTGAATTCAGCAAGGGTGAAATTCTTGCACTTGTTGGAACAAGCGGAGGTGGAAAATCATCCATCATCAATCTTTTAATGCGTTTTTATGATAAGCAAAAGGGTGAGATTTTGTTAAATGATTTAGATATCAGTGAATTCAGCATAGAAAGTTTGCATGATAGAATAGGTCTTGTAACGCAAAACATTTATCTTTTTAATGACAGCTTTGCTGAAAATATAGCTTATAGTGAAGAGCCTAATGAAGAAAAGATTATTAAAGCTTTAAAATTAGCCAATGCTTATGATTTTGTCCAAGAAATGGGGGGAATTTATGCAGAGATAAAAGAGCATGGTAAAAACTTAAGCGGAGGTCAAAAGCAACGCATTGCCATAGCTAGAGCCTTATATAAAAATCCTGATTTGCTTATCTTTGATGAAGCAACTTCAGCTCTTGATAATGAAAGCGAAAAAGCTATCATTGAGACTATAGAAAATTTAAAAAAAGATAGACTTATCTTAATGATAGCTCATCGTTTAAGTACTATAGAAAATGCGGATAAGATTGCAGTGATTGATCAAGGTCAAATGATTGCCATAGGAACCAATGAAGAGCTTTTGCAAAGCTGCGAACTTTATCAGAAATTTAAAAATAAAGAAGTAGATAAAGTCTAG